The following is a genomic window from Spodoptera frugiperda isolate SF20-4 chromosome 18, AGI-APGP_CSIRO_Sfru_2.0, whole genome shotgun sequence.
TTCTATAAAATGAGCTAGAATAAAtcgaatattaattagtttatcaaaatttatgaatgagagtgtgattatttttgaatatattattgtattgaaaagttgtaataatttatttttgaccgaggatactacccaatttaTTATGGTTGGACTTTCATATTGATTTATTCCAGCCTGTCGTCTTGTAATATGTGTTGTCGTAGATGGGCGCCAAGTGGTGCAGTATGGCGAAGGTGTGCAACCACGACCGCGTTCCAATCTGCGGCCTGAGCCACGCCGGAGACATCATGGGGTTCAGGGATCTCTGTGACATGTTCGACTATAACTGCATCAGGAGGAGAAGTTAGTATCgtgtctattttatatttagattgttGACATTGATCGTTACAAGCCTTAAGTCTAacagtaccattagtacgagttagctttacgtttaaagtaatcgaaacgaaagcgcgttcggcgttctggtTGGTTGATTTTTCGCCGGccagcaaactcatactaactcATACTCAGTTAGTTACATAATGGGTAAAAATTTCTACAAGAAATGGCTACAGAGAGCTTTAATAGAGAGATGTGTGAGAAGAATTTTGCTGTATTTTCTTATCCACCCTCCTCCCTGAAGTAAAACCTCAATTCAATCcatatatatttaaaagtagATAAATGGATCTTCACATTGATTGACACTCGATTACCAGTGATGTTTAAAACTCACGTGTTTCAGGAACCTTTAAATTCTCCCCCACTTAGAATTATTATAGGTTGTAAAAAAAGAGGCATTTGTtacttttaaccgacttcaaaaagggaGATTCTCAGTTTAACctttatatcttaaaaaaaacgatgacaaaaatatttacaacttacagAGAAAAATTAAGGTCTGGAATGGCGTAATTTTTCTCCGCAAATACGGGTAAAACCGCTGGTCGAAGCTGAAGTGGTATAattagtaaaactaaaaaaaaaactgaccatttattattttcttcccAGATTACAAGCAGACGCCATGCCCCGACGACCGCACCCAGCTGACCGTCTCCCGCCGACCCACCAACAGCTATTACGATGATTAAACTAACTATGTAGTTAAATAACCCATTCATTGAATATTCCATTTGCTATTATTTTTAGACAATATTTAGACAATTTATTctttagattttaaataaatgtgtatcACTATTGTTTTGCTTGTTTCATTTTGTTGCTTGCACTTGgactttctcctgtatcatgggtgtgtttacaaacatagaatttAACACAGTATTTCGGCATAcgcacgtaactatttgacgaggaacttgactaatttcaagccattcgtcgagttcctcgtcaaatagttacttgagtaagccaaaaaacataatatttaatttagtatgtctcacgaaagttttaatgtaaacatacaaattcacgtatacataacacccagaccaaaaacaaccatttgtggattacacaaagagttgatccacTACATTCATTGATTGTCAAGAAGCgaaatgtaaaagtaatttacatttaaatgtcAGTTCTCTTAGACAGAACATAGAAACTGTTTTCCCCTGACAATTACATGCCTCAGAATAGAACCTAGACGTTCCACGTGCCAACaccatttatttactttttacacgTTCCAGCTTTACACGTGTCTGTATAGTTGATCTTCTTTAAGGgatgttatttataaagtataaaataattttgaattgtctagaataaaattatattcgaTGTTGTGTTTAATTCCACTCCTAATATAATTTGGTAATGTTACGTACCCAGTAGTACTGCCTACCTAaatgataaaaggcgtgacgttgcatacgaCACCAGTAAAAAATGGGCGCTTTGTAAGTGTGGAGTcttaatacaaatatatacaaacatacattaattattaagtaagttTTGAAACGAATCACAGACAACATAGTTTTTGAGGTCATATATTTGGGTTTTTAAATATGATGTTTGAGTTAATAGGCTCACTTTCAACAATGCATCAACTGGGATTGAAAAGTACATTCCTTTAGTAGAAACTCAAGGTGTACCACATAGCACATTCTGTGAAAATAACGATGATAAgtttaagcaatcgccgccgatcatgggcacttgaaacaccagaggcgttacaagtgcgttgccggcgttttggggttaggaatttaagggttattggggaatcggggattgggaagattggaaaggggagattgggcttccggtaacttcactcgaacaacgaaacacaactcaagaGTTGtatcacgtcagttttctgtgaggccgtggtatcactccgattgagccgacccattcgtgccgaagcatgactctcccaaaCTTAAAGTTAGTACTACGATATTTTACGAAATGATGCATTAAGCAACTTTGAAGATTACAACTTgacattaaagtttaaaatagactttataaTGTCAACGTATTCTAGATGCAACCGttgcattatttaaattatgtatgtcattcgcaatatgaatataatatattattatgtatacaatCATAAAATAGAGattgtttatttacacataTACACAAAAGACCCAGTTTTTACACAAAacgagaaatacaacccgggtcttttcaaggtcagagtgaatataTAGGCATTTTCTATGTCTATGTGCTCCATCTACGCTTGCACTTTCGCTTAGTTACAAGTGTATGGCCGACCTTTTAGGCATTAGAAGATTAGGAATTGAGGATGAAGAGGGAAGGATTAGCCCTTCACTAATCTTACTCACGCACGGCAAAACACACAAGCCTAGTTTGGTTGCTTGgatttctttgaggccgtggtatcattttGGTCAAGCCGACTCATTCGTGgcaaagcatggctttcccacacgaATGCTTTACTCCTTCTCTTCTTGGTAGCCATTTGTTATACCATATTATACTTAGAATTACAAGAAATTTACACTTACCTTATCTACTTTAATAGTAATAACATCCTGTCATTGTCTGTCTGTTTTCATCAACAATGTAAGTCTCCTTTAGTTCATACTCTGCATAGATGTCAACAACTTCGTccgtcaatgtttattttataatgtttataataattaaggcTATATTGCTATTATTAATGTTATCACCATTGTTGATTGATTCTCATTTGCTTCCTGACAAAACCCAACTTGTAAGTATGTTATGTTTTATCacacgaatattataaatgttaaagtttgtttgtttggatgctGAAAATACTGCacgtaatttaatgaaatttggtataaagacAGAAATGCGATACCTTTGcaagtatacctacttaatcTGCGTTGATCACTGCTTACTATCAGAGGGTTCGTAAGCTTTGTTGCTACCAGTATTAGTATAAAAAGTAGTTGATGGATTatgtattcattaattaataaagcaaTTTCCTTTCACAATAACaccatacattttttattagcaATGAGTATTTGAGCACTAtatcgcctggtggtaagcgatgatgcggcctacgatggatcCCGCCTACTCATGTGCAACCTATTCAGTTGGGCTTTGAATACACCTTCGGGGAACACAGACTCTTAttgctattattatttaaatctttgactgccaataggaaaactgttgaaggcaaatcctccgctaacgtcggtcaccggtgaccaccacggcgttcaatgtgttaatacacttttttaaaaattttcCACATTTTCAGAGTGAGTTGAAGAAAATGTGTGAGCATGCGTACACATGTTTTCACGACCTTGTCATCGTATGTGGCAAGTCCGTCAACGAAGCGAGAACATTCCTAGACATATGCGATTTATATGAATATTCCTGCGAATACCATATGGGTatgtatatcataaaattacgcTTTTCATGACCATTTGCACGGACCACTCCTGAACCATCTTTTAACTATAAGTTACTGTGAGACGTAGCACCTTAAACCAGTTCCTTACTTCATATACAGTATGAAGATCACTCATAGGACTTAAattactcgtccacagaagcatgatacaacaaacaatttatttcaacgaaaaccaaAAAGAATTTcacaatgtaaaacaaaataaataattaaattaatcaagtatttaaTTCCACAGAAGAACTGTTAAATGTTGTCTAGGAATGGTACTAACATGTCGTTCGGTATTTTTAATGCTGTATTTATAAAGAGTGGTCAAATTAGCTTAAAAAGCACTTGTgacctatttcgctcatttttcaaatattatcaaccaaaatgataataaatatgtggtttaaattaggTAGAACAGGTTTCTCCATGCGGTAATGTTTGGAGCTAACCATATTGCCATTAAACATCGCCTGTTTTtgagttaatttagtatgtctcacgatagttcttTTTTTGTCTCTCCCAGTTTTTCGCCATGTCAAAGAAGAAGAAGGTGTTTGTCCCGATCCAAGAACCATACCGTTCGGAATGGGATAACTGAAAACTCCAACATGCAGACTTATACTACTTAaatcatacattacatactttaTGCATTTAAACGTATATTTGAATAATAGGTATCTCAATTCAACGATACtgtttttcatattatatttatatcagTTGTTTTCGAGTTCTTAGCAATTTCCTGTATTACATTGAAACTAGTAAAATAGTTACGGTATTTTTATGTGTACGCAATAAATAGTGAAGAAAGATtacttctattttttattttgaagctTAACAATGTATTCGTGTTGGAAAAGATTATGATGCATAACAATGATAGCATATTTAGGTAAGTAtcgttaaaattgttattttttacagaAATTGGTATAAAAAAGTGACgtgtaaatatacaaaaataattgaaatatacgGTTTACTTGCGATATCCTTGTAACGTTgactatataaaatatttactgaatatttactcgaaactaatcgagcaTCCTCGCATCGTTTCGAAACCATATATTTTAATTGCTTTGTCTTTTACAACATCATAAATGCTATAATTTCgttcctttttatttatatttaccgtgtttatttgtttgggtccttagtaattaaaattttaccacCTTCCTGACAACAGATCTTGATGTCCAGACACTTTTAATATTGATGACCATACCCATTAAAACCAGTAAACAGAAAATATGcactatacctatatattacgTGTTTACATATCTATCTAATGAAAATAATTCTACTCGTCGTGGTCTCATCTACAACAGTAGTTGTATGAGAAGAGAAGAGTACCGTACCATTATTATGATACATAATTTTAAGCAGATATGTATTTGTATCCAAACATTGATTTCAGGTATTGTGATATATTTAATATCATCGATAGATGCTCACAGCGAAACAATAAAAGTAAGTTTATATTCATTTATGATCATTATGAGCACTCCATGCCTCTCCTCAATAAGGATGTTTATAACCTTCACACCTGACAAGAATATTGAAAgtcacagtttaaaaaaatcaggtATATTAGAGAGAGCTgctgttcttttttatttatttttttaacggaagaaaatcatccaattacttataatcccgccttgggtgaagcgagaggaagtatcagaatcttactgactaaaaaccaacccgttcctacttttgctctttgagctggagccccggtaaacccacttggtagtccgcagcttcaagtcgggcatcagtcctacttGGCCGCATCAGTGACGGCTTTTTGAGGCGCGCAGAACGCGATGCCGTTTGGCATCTGGTTCTAGgcggg
Proteins encoded in this region:
- the LOC118278120 gene encoding uncharacterized protein LOC118278120 isoform X2, with the protein product MSSCNVFVLCIVYSIILMVEAHGPPKERDNEDIAMGRKMGAKWCSMAKVCNHDRVPICGLSHAGDIMGFRDLCDMFDYNCIRRRNYKQTPCPDDRTQLTVSRRPTNSYYDD
- the LOC126911683 gene encoding uncharacterized protein LOC126911683, with protein sequence MSTTSSVNVYFIMFIIIKAILLLLMLSPLLIDSHLLPDKTQLSELKKMCEHAYTCFHDLVIVCGKSVNEARTFLDICDLYEYSCEYHMVFRHVKEEEGVCPDPRTIPFGMG
- the LOC118278120 gene encoding uncharacterized protein LOC118278120 isoform X1, producing MSSCNVFVLCIVYSIILMVEAHGPPKERDNEDIAMGRKVKKMGAKWCSMAKVCNHDRVPICGLSHAGDIMGFRDLCDMFDYNCIRRRNYKQTPCPDDRTQLTVSRRPTNSYYDD